From a region of the bacterium genome:
- a CDS encoding acyl-CoA dehydrogenase family protein, producing the protein MQAPFSSIVPGHVVPPTLRVESELHDLRLDLRRWFEKNDPGPQPFEYEARMAALTRWQRQIHRAGFVGLSWPTEFGGGGMGLAAEAVLCQELAATSMPQLINRLALYTWGPTILSRGTPAQKARFLPGMLDASEIWCQGFSEPDAGSDLAAVRTRAQVSGDVLVVDGQKVWTSRAELSKWNALLVRTDPEGVRHSGLSVLIVDMGSPGVTVRPLLQMLGEPHFSEVFFDGVEVPLENVLGGLGNGWDVSMEAMAYERGLFVLERTTGLRRRLADLVDRLDALGKIEGAVASLGVLESKLDLLDAQVLRTLGHQENGTLVPGSSSVDKLFLADVYQDLFATAFDHLSDEGLDDGWIHDLLESRSVSIYSGTSEIQRNVIARQLLGLR; encoded by the coding sequence ATGCAAGCCCCCTTCAGCAGCATTGTCCCCGGCCACGTCGTGCCGCCGACTTTGAGAGTCGAGAGCGAGTTACATGACCTCAGGCTGGACCTTCGCCGATGGTTCGAGAAGAACGACCCCGGCCCCCAGCCATTCGAATACGAAGCCCGTATGGCGGCACTAACTCGATGGCAGCGTCAAATCCATCGGGCGGGTTTCGTCGGGCTCTCATGGCCAACCGAATTCGGCGGTGGAGGGATGGGTCTGGCCGCGGAGGCCGTGCTGTGCCAGGAACTCGCCGCAACCAGCATGCCGCAACTCATCAACCGTCTCGCTCTCTATACCTGGGGGCCCACGATTCTCAGCCGCGGCACGCCGGCGCAAAAGGCTCGTTTTCTCCCCGGCATGCTCGACGCCAGCGAGATCTGGTGCCAGGGTTTCTCCGAACCGGACGCCGGTTCGGACCTAGCGGCGGTCCGCACGAGGGCGCAGGTCTCCGGAGACGTGCTCGTGGTCGACGGCCAGAAGGTCTGGACGAGCCGCGCGGAGCTGTCCAAGTGGAATGCGCTGCTCGTGCGGACCGACCCCGAAGGGGTGCGACACTCCGGTCTCTCCGTTCTGATCGTCGACATGGGATCGCCCGGCGTAACAGTCCGGCCCTTGTTGCAGATGCTCGGCGAGCCCCACTTCAGCGAGGTCTTCTTCGACGGGGTCGAGGTGCCTCTCGAGAACGTCCTGGGCGGGCTCGGTAATGGCTGGGACGTGTCCATGGAAGCGATGGCCTACGAGCGCGGCCTGTTCGTGCTGGAACGGACCACCGGCCTTCGACGCCGGCTCGCCGATCTCGTCGACCGGCTCGATGCGCTCGGCAAGATCGAAGGCGCCGTCGCGTCGCTGGGGGTCCTGGAGTCGAAGCTCGACCTGCTCGACGCGCAGGTCTTGAGGACCTTGGGTCACCAGGAGAACGGAACGCTGGTTCCGGGTTCGAGTTCGGTGGACAAGCTCTTCCTGGCTGACGTATACCAGGACCTCTTCGCCACAGCTTTCGACCATCTGTCCGACGAGGGACTCGACGACGGGTGGATTCACGACCTCCTGGAGTCCCGGTCGGTCAGCATCTACTCCGGTACGTCGGAGATCCAACGCAACGTGATCGCCCGCCAACTCCTGGGCCTCCGATGA
- a CDS encoding acyl-CoA dehydrogenase family protein: protein MGLEVASTLDHLLADHASTDRLLDAAASETPDSTLLTTLDEVGLTELAVPEEMGGLGLGLDQLCLVGWVGGRRLMPTLSRLKMTLVGPLVMDGLSGQPPAGAPWGCGFPAIGSAPADGEQAEVWIEEKASAALVVGERSSRVVDLGHPDSVVEPEPGVDPGQGRSRLSFDPYASTVLTGADHARTVDRSRVLVLAELSGVADRVTEVSVDYARQRSQFGRPLTAFQAIQHKLADMRAGCELIRSAVSRLAWLEEPRPELTASLGAAAVSVARQVAEDAIQVHGGMGFAWEYGIHLYYRRCLALQQQLGGTESLRRFVGRSIIARRKTQ, encoded by the coding sequence ATGGGTCTGGAAGTAGCGTCCACGCTGGATCATCTACTCGCAGATCATGCTTCGACCGATCGACTGCTCGACGCGGCTGCTTCAGAGACTCCGGACTCGACCCTGCTCACGACGCTGGACGAGGTCGGCCTCACCGAGCTGGCCGTTCCCGAAGAGATGGGAGGCCTGGGACTCGGCCTCGACCAACTCTGCCTGGTGGGCTGGGTGGGAGGCCGCCGTTTGATGCCGACACTGTCGCGCCTCAAGATGACCCTCGTGGGCCCACTGGTGATGGACGGACTATCCGGCCAACCGCCGGCCGGTGCTCCCTGGGGATGCGGATTCCCTGCAATCGGCTCCGCTCCCGCGGATGGGGAGCAAGCGGAGGTCTGGATCGAGGAGAAAGCGAGCGCTGCGCTGGTGGTGGGAGAGAGATCGTCACGAGTCGTCGACCTCGGCCATCCGGACAGTGTGGTCGAACCGGAGCCCGGAGTGGACCCCGGGCAGGGCCGCAGCCGGCTCAGTTTCGACCCCTACGCCTCGACTGTCCTGACCGGCGCCGATCATGCGCGCACAGTGGATCGCTCCCGGGTCCTCGTCCTCGCCGAGCTTTCCGGGGTGGCGGACCGAGTCACGGAAGTGTCGGTGGACTATGCCCGCCAACGGTCCCAGTTCGGGCGGCCGCTGACCGCATTCCAGGCGATCCAGCACAAGCTCGCCGACATGCGGGCGGGATGCGAACTCATTCGCTCCGCGGTCAGCCGGCTGGCATGGCTTGAGGAACCGCGCCCTGAGCTCACTGCGAGCCTCGGCGCGGCGGCTGTATCCGTGGCTCGGCAGGTGGCGGAGGACGCCATCCAGGTTCACGGCGGTATGGGCTTTGCATGGGAGTATGGAATCCACCTGTACTACCGGCGATGCCTGGCGCTGCAGCAACAACTTGGGGGCACGGAGAGCCTTCGCCGTTTCGTCGGCCGGTCGATCATCGCACGGAGGAAGACCCAATGA
- a CDS encoding enoyl-CoA hydratase-related protein, with product MNDNTPLLVEDRGPARWIWFNRPRVHNAQNTEMLQALDEALKLVGQDTGVRVVVLAGKGRSFCSGHDLNEIVRHADYARAVESVEGRMQWEQRLFVDPVNRFRELPVPTVVLAHGHCLAAGLMFISVADFVYATPDAVFGSPIIPAMSINDAEVPAFAWAVGSRRAKQTLWLDQRMDAQTALEAGLVSEVVAADEIEERIESVVQSLAAIPAETLMLSKLSLRQMDDQAGYQAVSGFHFLSHSLSHHTSGARAALAERRRRLSGSDESD from the coding sequence ATGAACGACAACACACCGTTGCTGGTGGAAGACCGTGGACCGGCGAGATGGATCTGGTTCAACCGACCCCGAGTGCACAACGCCCAGAACACCGAAATGCTCCAGGCCCTGGACGAAGCGCTCAAGCTGGTCGGCCAGGACACCGGTGTACGCGTCGTCGTGCTCGCAGGCAAGGGAAGGTCGTTCTGCTCAGGGCATGATCTCAACGAGATCGTGAGGCATGCCGACTACGCCCGAGCGGTCGAGTCGGTGGAGGGCAGGATGCAATGGGAGCAGCGGCTGTTCGTGGACCCGGTGAACCGCTTTCGCGAGCTCCCCGTGCCTACGGTGGTGCTCGCCCATGGCCACTGCCTCGCGGCCGGCCTGATGTTCATCTCGGTCGCGGATTTCGTATACGCGACGCCGGACGCCGTCTTCGGTTCGCCCATCATCCCGGCCATGAGCATCAACGACGCCGAGGTTCCGGCATTCGCCTGGGCCGTGGGTTCGCGGCGGGCCAAGCAAACCCTCTGGCTCGACCAGCGAATGGACGCGCAGACCGCCCTGGAGGCGGGCCTGGTCTCCGAGGTCGTGGCAGCCGATGAGATCGAGGAACGGATCGAGTCGGTCGTCCAATCCCTGGCAGCCATTCCGGCCGAAACGCTCATGCTGTCGAAACTCTCGCTCAGGCAGATGGACGATCAGGCCGGCTACCAGGCGGTCAGTGGCTTCCACTTCCTCTCGCACTCGCTGAGCCATCACACGTCGGGCGCACGGGCCGCGCTCGCGGAACGGCGGCGGCGTCTCTCCGGTTCGGACGAGTCGGATTGA
- a CDS encoding succinylglutamate desuccinylase/aspartoacylase family protein, which produces MTSATTRREWSVPVGRRIDGAPWQVRFVELRGATPGPATAIVSGLYGDKPLGSIAVHDLERHLMREQLKGTVLLAAAVNLPALQVGTRVSPDHLYLNRRFPGTPTGFLTDQVAHAVATVVYEHAECVIDLHSGTPDMALWYSYDAGDLELTSSFGYLPVVVDFRPGGQVSATAVERGLSGFLPEFGGASLPSPAAGVEGSLNTLRYRGHLGGTPTGPPRLPVIRERPLFLASTSGILQSGVSTDSVGSEIPAGRLGWITSPATGEVWEEFEIDRPGILLMAVTTPTIVNPGDFAFMVGFPHDEVEVPGAP; this is translated from the coding sequence ATGACCTCGGCCACGACACGTAGAGAGTGGAGCGTACCCGTAGGACGCCGGATCGACGGCGCACCATGGCAGGTCCGATTCGTCGAACTCCGCGGCGCCACGCCGGGACCGGCGACGGCCATAGTCTCAGGGCTGTACGGTGACAAGCCCCTCGGGTCGATCGCGGTGCATGATCTGGAGAGACACCTGATGCGGGAGCAACTGAAGGGCACGGTTCTCCTGGCGGCAGCCGTGAACCTCCCCGCCCTCCAGGTGGGCACCCGAGTCTCACCCGACCATCTGTACCTGAACCGGCGCTTTCCGGGGACGCCGACCGGCTTTCTCACCGACCAGGTCGCCCACGCCGTCGCGACCGTCGTCTACGAGCACGCGGAGTGCGTCATCGACCTGCACTCGGGGACGCCCGACATGGCATTGTGGTATTCCTACGATGCCGGAGATCTCGAACTCACATCCTCCTTCGGCTACCTGCCGGTCGTAGTGGACTTCCGGCCGGGAGGCCAGGTCAGCGCGACAGCCGTAGAGCGCGGCCTCTCAGGCTTCCTTCCCGAGTTCGGAGGGGCGAGCCTGCCCTCCCCGGCCGCCGGCGTCGAAGGCAGCCTGAACACGCTGCGTTACCGGGGCCACCTAGGCGGTACTCCCACCGGCCCGCCGCGACTGCCCGTCATCCGCGAACGGCCGCTGTTCCTCGCTTCCACGAGCGGCATACTCCAGAGCGGCGTGTCCACCGACTCGGTCGGCAGTGAGATCCCGGCGGGTCGCCTCGGATGGATCACCAGCCCCGCCACGGGGGAGGTCTGGGAGGAGTTCGAGATCGACCGTCCCGGCATCCTCCTGATGGCGGTGACCACGCCGACGATCGTCAACCCCGGCGACTTCGCCTTCATGGTCGGGTTCCCCCATGACGAGGTCGAAGTCCCCGGAGCGCCATGA
- a CDS encoding SDR family NAD(P)-dependent oxidoreductase, with protein sequence MRSNVRRALVTGAARGVGHATSLLLADRGYEVVGVDIRAQRSNGATATISADLSDPSECDRVIAEAGRIDVLVNAHGLLEPRAIESTTVEDFDRAVSVNLRSVFLLCQGSAPSMAAEGWGRIINFSSVVARTGGFSSAPYAAAKAGVIALTKSFATAYSGRGVTCNAVAPAAVDTELNAFLDEAGRQRIIDQVPVGRFSTPEEFAALVLYLAGDDAGYITGATIDMNGGWVMT encoded by the coding sequence ATGAGGAGTAATGTTCGACGTGCCCTCGTCACCGGAGCCGCGCGAGGCGTCGGACACGCAACCTCCCTGTTACTGGCCGACCGGGGTTACGAGGTGGTAGGCGTCGACATCCGCGCGCAGCGTTCGAACGGAGCCACGGCCACGATCAGCGCCGACCTGAGCGATCCGTCGGAGTGCGACCGGGTAATCGCCGAGGCGGGGCGGATCGACGTCCTCGTGAACGCTCACGGCTTGCTTGAGCCACGAGCAATCGAGTCCACAACCGTCGAGGACTTCGATCGAGCGGTGAGCGTGAACCTTCGTTCGGTGTTCCTCCTGTGTCAAGGGAGCGCACCATCCATGGCCGCCGAGGGATGGGGGCGCATCATCAACTTCTCCAGCGTCGTCGCCCGGACCGGGGGGTTCTCGTCCGCGCCCTACGCCGCGGCGAAGGCCGGCGTCATCGCGCTCACGAAGTCGTTCGCGACGGCGTACTCGGGCAGGGGCGTCACCTGCAATGCCGTCGCGCCCGCAGCCGTCGACACCGAACTCAATGCGTTTCTCGACGAAGCAGGGCGCCAGAGGATCATCGATCAGGTGCCGGTCGGCCGGTTCTCGACACCCGAGGAATTCGCCGCGCTCGTCCTGTATCTCGCCGGAGACGACGCCGGATACATCACCGGCGCAACAATCGACATGAACGGCGGATGGGTGATGACGTGA
- a CDS encoding FAD-binding protein, with protein sequence MIIVGAGVAGLSASLASIERIVERGTHDARIAVLERASRADRGGNTRYSTATFRMRDVRTINDDFIDRLRAKTDASEDYIQVLARQAPEAVLWAEGHGLEFAPGPRVFLTSNDARIQPEGAGAAIVRHFFSRVEDASQGRFYGPDNDRALAVEVLYETTAVRLLADGEGAVAGVGARDRAGKLSHFRAPAVILASGGFEGSAEMMTRYVGFDLPTVSRGGAHNRGEGIQMALDAGARPTGQWSQFHPLPADPRTAGARSGLMTFAAVMETVPYGLMVNDSGDRFMDEGATSMDYLYDLVGRAVQQQAGQIGYAVFDSKTMDLPHYRKAVLRDKVHEPHQADTVEGLATLIGVDGEALAATVASYNAAVPQDDSPFDAMRLDGLSTDGLTPPKSNWARSLDTPPFYCYPVTCSNVFTMGGIGTDHTARVIDAEGNPIPGLYAAGEMTGIYRDKYVGATSVLRGLVFGRLAGYNAVDHSFGQAGP encoded by the coding sequence GTGATCATCGTCGGTGCCGGTGTAGCTGGACTCTCCGCGTCGCTCGCGTCGATCGAGCGCATCGTGGAGCGGGGCACCCACGACGCGCGGATTGCGGTGCTCGAGCGCGCTTCCCGCGCCGATCGCGGCGGCAACACCCGGTACAGCACTGCCACCTTCCGCATGCGGGACGTCCGAACGATCAACGACGACTTCATCGACAGGCTCCGCGCCAAGACGGACGCCTCGGAGGACTACATCCAGGTGCTCGCGCGGCAAGCGCCGGAAGCAGTCCTGTGGGCCGAGGGCCACGGACTCGAGTTCGCGCCGGGGCCGCGGGTCTTCCTCACGTCGAACGACGCCCGGATCCAACCCGAAGGCGCCGGAGCGGCCATTGTCCGGCACTTCTTCTCGCGGGTCGAGGACGCCTCCCAGGGCCGGTTCTACGGACCGGACAATGACCGGGCACTCGCCGTCGAAGTCCTCTACGAGACGACCGCGGTCCGCCTCCTGGCTGACGGGGAAGGCGCCGTAGCCGGCGTCGGGGCACGCGATCGGGCAGGGAAGCTCTCGCACTTCCGTGCGCCGGCCGTGATACTCGCCAGTGGAGGCTTCGAGGGGAGCGCCGAGATGATGACCCGTTACGTCGGATTCGACCTCCCTACCGTGTCGCGGGGAGGCGCCCACAACCGCGGAGAGGGAATCCAGATGGCGCTTGACGCCGGAGCGAGACCCACCGGGCAGTGGAGTCAGTTCCACCCACTTCCCGCCGACCCGCGGACGGCAGGGGCAAGGTCCGGGCTGATGACGTTTGCGGCGGTCATGGAAACCGTGCCCTACGGCCTCATGGTCAACGATTCAGGGGACCGCTTCATGGACGAGGGCGCCACGTCCATGGATTACCTCTACGACCTGGTCGGACGCGCCGTCCAGCAACAGGCGGGCCAGATCGGGTACGCCGTGTTCGACTCGAAGACCATGGATCTGCCGCACTACCGCAAGGCGGTGCTGAGAGACAAGGTACATGAGCCTCATCAGGCGGATACGGTCGAGGGGTTGGCGACGCTCATCGGAGTCGACGGCGAGGCGTTGGCTGCGACAGTCGCCTCCTACAACGCCGCCGTCCCTCAGGACGACTCGCCGTTCGACGCGATGAGGCTCGACGGACTCTCGACGGATGGCCTGACTCCGCCGAAGTCGAATTGGGCGCGCTCGCTCGACACCCCACCGTTCTACTGCTACCCGGTGACCTGCTCGAACGTGTTCACCATGGGAGGCATAGGCACCGATCACACGGCCAGAGTCATCGACGCGGAAGGAAACCCGATCCCCGGCCTCTACGCTGCCGGTGAGATGACGGGCATCTACCGTGACAAGTACGTGGGCGCGACCTCGGTGCTCCGCGGACTCGTCTTCGGTCGTCTGGCCGGCTACAACGCCGTGGACCACTCCTTCGGTCAGGCCGGACCGTGA
- a CDS encoding LLM class flavin-dependent oxidoreductase — MKFSISTTVVSVRDGERRWDLDGYLAECESADALGFEFAYKGERRGHGPHSGTHGVVNNAQLIAQFGLAETERLKFASGVVLLPLYHPVTVIQDAAMINAMYPGRYRLTVGAGYLQDDFDVYGLDLSERPLRMRRGLEAINAFRSGKPFRFAEDDPWRGSVPPRDPAMGDLVPEVWVGAWSDVGVKIAALGDGWETGPISSTAHLSHLAGLYREECAKLGKTPRIAILREAAIAPTDEAARGLLGKYILDYHRIYYRRGNAYYKPKWEPWIEEVGSADDITLDHVLRNRALVGSPATWIEMLEEWREILDPEEIILRLRYFHGPGLDTALEGQRMVASEVMPHFEDGRT; from the coding sequence ATGAAATTCTCGATCTCCACGACCGTCGTCAGCGTCCGGGATGGAGAGCGCCGGTGGGACCTCGACGGCTACCTGGCGGAGTGCGAATCGGCCGACGCGCTCGGTTTCGAGTTTGCGTACAAGGGCGAGCGGCGTGGGCACGGCCCTCACTCCGGGACGCACGGGGTCGTGAACAACGCGCAACTCATCGCCCAGTTCGGACTGGCGGAAACGGAGCGGCTCAAGTTCGCAAGCGGTGTGGTGCTCCTCCCCCTCTATCACCCGGTGACCGTGATCCAGGATGCGGCGATGATCAACGCCATGTATCCGGGCCGGTACCGGCTCACGGTCGGCGCCGGTTACCTGCAGGACGACTTCGACGTCTATGGATTGGACCTGTCGGAGCGACCCCTGAGGATGCGCAGAGGCCTGGAGGCTATCAACGCATTCCGCTCCGGCAAGCCCTTCCGTTTCGCCGAAGACGACCCGTGGCGGGGTTCGGTTCCTCCTCGCGATCCGGCGATGGGTGATCTCGTTCCGGAGGTCTGGGTCGGGGCCTGGAGCGATGTCGGTGTCAAGATCGCTGCGCTTGGCGATGGCTGGGAGACCGGTCCGATCAGCTCCACCGCGCACCTCTCACACCTCGCCGGGCTGTACAGGGAGGAGTGCGCGAAGCTGGGAAAGACCCCCCGGATCGCCATCCTCCGTGAAGCGGCGATCGCCCCCACCGACGAGGCTGCGCGAGGGCTCCTAGGCAAGTACATCCTGGACTACCACCGGATCTACTACCGGCGCGGCAACGCTTACTACAAGCCGAAATGGGAGCCCTGGATCGAGGAAGTCGGCTCGGCAGACGACATCACCCTCGACCATGTCCTCCGCAACAGGGCCCTGGTCGGCTCACCGGCCACGTGGATAGAGATGCTGGAGGAGTGGAGGGAGATACTCGATCCGGAAGAGATCATCCTCCGCCTCCGTTACTTCCACGGTCCAGGACTCGACACCGCACTCGAGGGTCAGCGGATGGTCGCTTCCGAGGTCATGCCCCACTTCGAGGACGGCCGGACCTGA
- a CDS encoding cyclase family protein has protein sequence MTATSHDSGGVPSEGELGALFEEVKNWGRWGWDDEKGTLNHVTPAHTLRAISLVRTGRVVSTAFDLDTERSAKNYFPTVHRMLFKGFDRPATAVDQVTIVPHSFTVTHIDAVSHSNYGGVLYNGRAAEAVVQRTGLQSGSVLAAKDGIVTRGVLLDVPASLGRDWLEPDEYITEADLDAAAEWAGLDVGAGDVVLVRSGLGAREAASGVEDINRRAGLSPACVRWLRRRDVAVYGGDCFERLPLPYTEHPWAFHQIAQASVGLILLDNVDLEALAAVCAEESRWEFLYIISPLRLPGGTGSAVNPLAVF, from the coding sequence GTGACGGCGACCTCCCACGACTCCGGCGGCGTCCCGAGCGAGGGAGAACTCGGTGCCCTGTTCGAGGAGGTGAAGAACTGGGGGCGCTGGGGCTGGGATGACGAGAAAGGGACGCTGAACCATGTGACGCCGGCCCACACGCTCAGAGCCATTAGCCTCGTTCGCACCGGACGGGTCGTCTCCACCGCCTTCGACCTGGACACCGAACGCTCCGCCAAGAACTACTTCCCCACGGTCCACAGGATGTTGTTCAAGGGCTTCGATCGACCTGCCACGGCAGTGGACCAGGTGACCATCGTGCCGCACTCGTTCACCGTCACGCACATCGACGCGGTGTCGCACTCCAACTACGGAGGCGTCCTCTACAACGGCCGCGCCGCTGAAGCCGTCGTGCAGCGGACCGGCCTGCAGTCCGGCTCCGTCCTGGCCGCCAAGGATGGCATCGTGACTCGAGGCGTGCTGCTCGACGTCCCCGCGTCTCTCGGACGAGACTGGTTGGAGCCCGACGAGTACATAACCGAGGCCGACCTGGACGCGGCCGCCGAGTGGGCGGGCCTCGACGTCGGCGCGGGCGATGTCGTGCTTGTCCGGTCAGGCCTGGGAGCGCGCGAGGCGGCATCCGGCGTGGAGGACATAAATCGACGGGCCGGACTTTCCCCCGCCTGCGTCCGCTGGCTCCGCAGGCGGGACGTGGCGGTCTACGGAGGAGACTGCTTCGAGCGCCTACCCCTCCCGTACACCGAGCATCCCTGGGCGTTCCATCAGATCGCCCAGGCGTCCGTGGGTTTGATCTTGCTGGACAACGTCGATCTAGAGGCTCTTGCGGCTGTGTGTGCCGAGGAATCCAGATGGGAGTTCCTCTACATCATCTCTCCTCTCCGACTCCCGGGAGGAACGGGGTCGGCGGTCAACCCGCTGGCCGTGTTCTGA
- a CDS encoding amidohydrolase codes for MEKRPTAAERGEDLARHLHANPETGLAEIDASERCVRLLSEGGFDIRHGIASLDTAFVAEKKLGGDGPTVGLVVEYDALPEVGHGCGHNLICGGVMEAALELADRPDLPGTLRVIGTPAEELFAGKAPMLEAGAFDGVDAAFTYHPSDVVAVFGTLNGAALFDLAFQGQASHAASRPWDGRSALDAATLAAYALAMERQYQRDGCRIHAKVESVSGSHNVLPDRASLRVNVRAPKDDLLEGLIESVQRIAEGSAHTTATGVTVSLLSKARPYLMHEGLARLAWDVLGVPAGTTYDISGSSDLGDVSQAIPTVCVTEVGWSPVTWHSRELHDAAGSEGAFSSMHRAAGALTRMVERFAASPHQWLADPTPG; via the coding sequence ATGGAGAAACGCCCGACCGCAGCCGAACGTGGGGAGGACCTCGCTCGCCATCTCCATGCCAACCCCGAGACGGGGCTGGCCGAGATCGATGCCTCGGAGCGCTGCGTACGCCTCCTGAGCGAGGGTGGATTCGACATCCGGCACGGTATAGCCTCGCTCGACACGGCCTTCGTCGCCGAGAAGAAACTCGGCGGGGACGGCCCGACGGTCGGGCTGGTGGTCGAGTACGACGCTCTGCCCGAAGTCGGGCACGGTTGCGGGCACAATCTGATCTGTGGCGGGGTCATGGAAGCCGCTCTGGAACTGGCCGACCGTCCCGATCTGCCGGGCACTCTCAGGGTGATCGGCACTCCGGCGGAGGAATTGTTCGCCGGCAAGGCGCCCATGCTCGAGGCAGGCGCCTTCGACGGGGTAGACGCGGCATTCACCTACCACCCGTCGGACGTGGTCGCTGTCTTCGGCACGCTGAACGGCGCCGCCCTGTTCGACTTGGCCTTTCAGGGACAGGCGTCACACGCGGCCAGCCGCCCGTGGGACGGCCGGAGTGCTCTCGATGCGGCGACTCTCGCGGCGTACGCTCTCGCGATGGAACGCCAGTATCAACGTGACGGCTGCCGGATCCACGCAAAGGTGGAGTCCGTGTCCGGTAGCCACAATGTCCTGCCGGACAGGGCGAGCCTCAGGGTGAACGTTCGAGCTCCGAAGGACGATCTGCTCGAAGGCCTCATCGAGAGCGTGCAACGTATTGCCGAGGGATCGGCCCACACCACCGCGACGGGGGTCACCGTGAGCCTTCTGAGTAAAGCCCGTCCCTATCTGATGCACGAGGGGCTTGCCCGACTCGCCTGGGATGTTCTGGGAGTCCCCGCCGGCACCACGTACGACATCTCGGGCTCCAGCGATCTCGGTGACGTCAGCCAGGCCATTCCGACGGTGTGCGTCACCGAGGTCGGTTGGTCACCCGTGACATGGCACTCGCGCGAGCTGCATGACGCCGCCGGCTCAGAAGGGGCATTCTCCTCGATGCACCGGGCCGCCGGGGCATTGACGAGGATGGTCGAGCGGTTCGCGGCATCTCCGCACCAATGGTTGGCAGACCCCACGCCGGGTTGA